The following proteins come from a genomic window of Diceros bicornis minor isolate mBicDic1 chromosome 4, mDicBic1.mat.cur, whole genome shotgun sequence:
- the TDRKH gene encoding tudor and KH domain-containing protein: protein MSTERTSWTSLSTIQKIALGLGIPASATIAYILYRRYRESREERLTFVGEDDIEIEMRVPQEAVKLIIGRQGANIKQLRKQTGARIDVDTEDVGEERVLLISGFPVQVCKAKAAIHQILTENTPMSEQLSVPQRSVGRIIGRGGETIRSICKASGAKITCDKESEGTLLLSRLIKISGTQKEVATAKHLILEKVSEDEELRKRIAHSAETRVPRKQPISVRREEMTEPGGAGEPALWKNAGTSMPAAPLAVPPRKGGGDMAVLGPEEGSWEKPNDDSYHKSGAQTSPETSIFEIPSPDFSFHADEFLEVYVSASEHPNHFWIQIIGSRSLQLDKLVSEMTQHYENSLPEDLTVHVGDIVAAPLPTNGSWYRARVLGTLENGNLDLYFVDFGDNGDCPLRDLRALRSDFLSLPFQAIECSLARIAPSGEQWEEEALDEFDRLTHCADWKPLVAKISSYVQAGIATWPKIYLYDTSNGKKLDIGLELVRKGYAVELPEDKEENRAVPNTLQDVATEIDVSLSSMLTETKKSPGEIANTVSCLSLSEAASISGDDNLEDDYLL, encoded by the exons ATGTCCACTGAACGCACTTCTTGGACAAGTTTGTCCACTATTCAGAAAATAGCACTGGGCCTCGGGATCCCAGCCAGTGCAACGATTGCCTATATCCTATACCGCAGATATAGGGAAAGCAGAG AAGAACGGCTGACGTTTGTTGGGGAGGACGACATCGAGATAGAGATGCGAGTTCCCCAGGAGGCTGTGAAGCTCATCATTGGCCGGCAAGGAGCCAATATTAAACAA CTGCGGAAACAGACAGGTGCTCGGATTGATGTGGACACAGAGGATGTAGGCGAGGAGCGGGTGCTGCTTATCAGTGGCTTTCCTGTTCAGGTGTGCAAGGCCAAAGCAGCAATCCATCAGATCCTGACAGAGAATACCCCCATGTCTGAGCAGCTCTCAGTTCCCCAGAGATCTGTGGGCAGAATCATAG GGAGAGGCGGTGAGACGATTCGTTCTATCTGTAAGGCCTCTGGAGCCAAAATTACCTGTGACAAAGAATCAGAGGGAACATTACTACTATCAAGGCTTATAAAAATCTCAGGAACACAGAAGGAAGTGGCAACAGCCAAG CATTTGATACTGGAGAAAGTTTCGGAAGATGAAGAACTTCGGAAGAGAATTGCTCATTCTGCAGAAACCAGAGTCCCACGCAAGCAGCCAATCAGTGTAAGAAGAGAGGAAATGACAGAGCCTGGTGGAGCCGGAGAGCCTGCTTTATGGAAAAACGCTGGTACTAGCATGCCTGCCGCACCGCTGGCAGTTCCTCCTCGCAAAGGAGGTGGTGACATGGCTGTTTTAGGGCCAGAAGAAGGTTCCTGGGAGAAACCTAATGATGACAGCTATCATAAGTCTGGAGCCCAGACCAGTCCAGAGACATCCATCTTTGAAA TCCCCAGTCCTGACTTCAGTTTCCATGCTGATGAGTTCCTAGAAGTCTACGTCTCTGCCTCTGAACATCCTAACCATTTCTGGATCCAAATCATTGGCTCCCGGAGCCTGCAATTGGATAAACTTGTCAGTGAGATGACTCAGCACTATGAGAATAGTCTG CCTGAAGACTTGACTGTGCATGTAGGAGACATTGTAGCAGCACCTTTACCTACAAATGGTTCCTGGTATCGAGCCCGGGTCCTTGGCACCTTGGAGAATGGGAACCTGGACCTCTACTTTGTTGACTTTGGAGATAATGGAGATTGCCCGCTGAGGGACCTCAGGGCACTCAG GAGTGACTTCCTAAGCCTTCCATTTCAAGCAATAGAGTGTAGTCTGGCACGGATTGCCCCCTCAG GTGAACAATGGGAAGAGGAAGCTTTGGATGAGTTTGACAGACTCACTCACTGTGCTGACTGGAAACCCCTGGTGGCCAAGATCTCTAGTTATGTCCAGGCTGGAATTGCAACTTGGCCCAAGATCTACTTATATGATACTAGCAATGGGAAG aAACTTGATATTGGGTTAGAATTAGTTCGTAAAGGATATGCAGTTGAGCTTCCTgaagacaaggaagaaaacagagcTGTCCCAAACACATTGCAAGATGTG